In one window of Ptiloglossa arizonensis isolate GNS036 chromosome 5, iyPtiAriz1_principal, whole genome shotgun sequence DNA:
- the LOC143147098 gene encoding protein KRTCAP2 homolog isoform X2 — MPVSSGVSFVLSSILTVLVFSGMQIYKTWLASSQLYTILGGYIGSLLFICVLTAMGNLEATIFGKSFQQKLFPEVMFSLIVSLIASGLVHRVATTTCFLFSIVALYYINRISQETYSVPVSIHTKKRK, encoded by the exons ATGC CGGTCAGTAGCGGAGTATCATTTGTTCTCTCATCTATTCTGACAGTTCTTGTATTCTCTGGAATGCAAATCTACAAAACTTGGCTGGCATCGTCACAACTCTATACTATATTAGGAGGCTATATTGGGTCCTTATTATTTATATGTGTATTAACAGCTATGGGAAATCTAGAAGCAACAATATTTGGAAAATcttttcaacagaaattatttcccgaag TTATGTTTTCACTAATTGTTAGCTTAATTGCATCAGGATTGGTACATCGTGTTGCAACCACAACTTGTTTTTTATTCTCTATAGTTGCATTGTATTATATCAATCGAATCTCACAGGAAACATATTCTGTACCAGTATCAATACATACAAAGAAGAGGAAATGA
- the LOC143147098 gene encoding protein KRTCAP2 homolog isoform X1: MYKSIHARNFFGQCVIKNNIPNFTVDSVCHNQTVVYSTVSSGVSFVLSSILTVLVFSGMQIYKTWLASSQLYTILGGYIGSLLFICVLTAMGNLEATIFGKSFQQKLFPEVMFSLIVSLIASGLVHRVATTTCFLFSIVALYYINRISQETYSVPVSIHTKKRK, translated from the exons ATGTATAAATCGATACACGCAAGAAACTTCTTCGGGcaatgtgtaattaaaaataacataccAAATTTCACAGTTGATAGCGTATGTCATAACCAGACTGTGGTGTACTCTA CGGTCAGTAGCGGAGTATCATTTGTTCTCTCATCTATTCTGACAGTTCTTGTATTCTCTGGAATGCAAATCTACAAAACTTGGCTGGCATCGTCACAACTCTATACTATATTAGGAGGCTATATTGGGTCCTTATTATTTATATGTGTATTAACAGCTATGGGAAATCTAGAAGCAACAATATTTGGAAAATcttttcaacagaaattatttcccgaag TTATGTTTTCACTAATTGTTAGCTTAATTGCATCAGGATTGGTACATCGTGTTGCAACCACAACTTGTTTTTTATTCTCTATAGTTGCATTGTATTATATCAATCGAATCTCACAGGAAACATATTCTGTACCAGTATCAATACATACAAAGAAGAGGAAATGA
- the Stoml2 gene encoding stomatin like 2, with protein sequence MLLQRYNCGFKLLIRNFGIFKRQQTFQYKHVVPKLVSAQHVRNKYITPINTIIMFVPQQEAWIVERMGKFHKILDPGLNVLIPILDQVKYVQSLKEITIEIPQQSAITSDNVTLNIDGVLYLKINDPYLASYGVEDPEFAVIQLAQTTMRSELGKISLDKVFREREGLNVCMVDSINKASEVWGISCLRYEIRDIKLPQRVQEAMQMQVEAERKKRAAILESEAVREGEINRAEGKRLAQILASEAARQEEINKASGTAMALVTVAEARAKSLKLVADALNSTDEKNAAALSIAEQYVKALNQLAKSTNTLILPSNVGDVSSIVSQAMAIYKHVTDQTNFSKSLTKENVPLGINDPDECFEYFSDKEEAEKYRNSQKRDPKLL encoded by the exons ATGTTGTTACAAAGGTATAATTGCGGTTTTAAGCTGCTCATTCGCAATTTCGGAATTTTTAAG cGCCAGCAAACCTTTCAATACAAACACGTTGTTCCTAAATTGGTGTCAGCACAACatgttagaaataaatatattacacctATCAATACTATTATAATGTTTGTTCCACAGCAAGAG gcATGGATTGTTGAAAGAATGGGGAAGTTTCATAAAATATTAGATCCAGGattaaatgtactcataccaaTACTTGATCAAGTTAAATATGTTCAAAGTCTTAAGGAAATAACTATAGAGATACCACAACAAAGTGCAATTACTTCAG ATAATGTAACATTAAACATTGATggagtattatatttaaaaataaatgaccCATACTTAGCTTCGTATGGTGTTGAGGATCCAGAATTTGCTGTAATTCAATTAGCTCAAACTACAATGAGATcagaattaggaaaaatttCTTTGGACAAAGTATTCAGAGAAAGAGAAGGCCTTAATGTTTGTATGGtcgatagtataaataaagcaaGTGAAGTCTGGggtatttcttgtcttcgataTGAGATAC GTGACATAAAATTGCCACAAAGAGTACAGGAAGCAATGCAGATGCAAGTAGAAGCAGAACGCAAAAAGCGAGCTGCAATTTTAGAGTCAGAAGCTGTTAGGGAAGGAGAAATTAATCGTGCTGAAGGGAAACGTTTGGCACAGATTTTAGCATCAG AGGCTGCAAGacaagaagaaataaataaagctaGTGGTACAGCAATGGCTTTAGTGACTGTTGCAGAAGCACGTGCAAAAAGTTTAAAACTTGTAGCAGATGCTCTTAATTCAACAGATGAAAAAAATGCAGCAGCACTTAGTATAGCAGAACAGTATGTCAAAGCACTTAATCAATTGGCGAAAAGTACTAATACTTTAATATTACCCAGCAATGTAGGTGATGTGTCTTCTATAGTATCTCAA GCAATGGCAATTTATAAACATGTCACAGATCAGACCAATTTTAGCAAGagtctaacaaaagaaaatgttcCACTTGGAATCAATGATCCAGACGAATGCTTTGAATATTTCAGCGATAAGGAAGAAGcagagaaatatagaaatagtCAAAAACGAGATCCTAAACTGTTGTAA
- the Csp1 gene encoding chemosensory protein 1, producing MQICGGRMFPTWCLRQKRLICSFEKKRLVTFDVMRYYSVLLLLSLLAWTYAEEFYSDKYDDIDIVTLLENDRMREQYYNCFMNTGPCVTADAKFFKENLPEAVTTNCKKCTEKQKENFNTIADWFNKNQPEKWTAFVEYMLKSMKEA from the exons ATGCAAATATGTGGCGGACGCAtg TTTCCTACATGGTGTTTGAGACAAAAGAGACTTATTTGTTCGTTTGAAAAGAAGCGGTTGGTAACATTTGACGTCATGCGTTACTACTCTGTGCTACTATTGCTCTCTCTTCTGGCGTGGACGTATGCTGAGGAATTTTATTCAGATAAATACGATGATATCGATATTGTCACACTATTAGAAAACGATCGTATGCGAGAACAATACTATAACTGCTTCATGAATACGGGACCTTGCGTAACAGCGGATGCAAAATTCTTTAAAG AAAACTTGCCTGAAGCAGTTACAACAAATTGCAAGAAATGCACCGAAAAgcagaaagaaaattttaacacaATTGCAGACTGGTTTAATAAAAATCAGCCAGAGAAATGGACCGCTTTTGTAGAATATATGTTAAAGTCTATGAAAGAAGCATAG
- the LOC143147097 gene encoding lysoplasmalogenase TMEM86A gives MSSPTQVLKSIGPKLVPFFKSVSVYFILLAEQPSLLTACFKCLPIISLIVFVLLHGISLSQEYTFSRRILTGLIFSCMGDALLVWPSCFTPGMCMFALAQIMYISAFGFIPLNIMLGTILYAMCSLVIYTLMPGLNGILVIGVPVYTVLLTTMAWRAISRVQFYRELWTWTKLCSCIGSICFLVSDTLLGFHYFHTPLPYSQVSIMLTYYAAQLGIALSAVGSKNNNNVSNNRIDANQVKG, from the exons ATGTCATCGCCTACACAAGTG TTAAAAAGTATCGGCCCAAAGCTAGTCCCGTTCTTTAAAAGCGTGtccgtatattttatattactgGCCGAGCAGCCATCACTGCTGACGGCATGTTTCAAGTGTTTGCCAATTATAAGTCTTATCGTCTTTGTTCTCCTACACGGAATTAGTTTATCGCAGGA atacacctTCTCCAGACGAATATTGACGGGACTAATATTCAGTTGTATGGGAGATGCGTTATTGGTTTGGCCTAGTTGTTTCACGCCTggaatgtgtatgtttgccctcgCCCAGATAATGTACATCAGCGCATTTGGTTTTATACCACTTAACATAATGCTAGGCACAATTCTATACGCGATGTGTTCTCTAG TCATATACACCTTGATGCCTGGTCTGAACGGTATCTTGGTCATCGGAGTTCCAGTTTACACCGTGTTATTGACAACCATGGCATGGAGAGCGATTTCAAGAGTACAATTTTATAGG GAATTATGGACGTGGACTAAATTATGCAGTTGCATCGGGAGCATATGTTTTCTCGTATCCGATACCTTGCTCGGGTTTCACTATTTCCACACTCCGTTGCCTTACTCCCAA GTCTCTATAATGCTGACGTATTACGCGGCTCAATTGGGAATAGCGCTGAGCGCGGTGGGCTCTAAAAATAACAACAACGTTAGCAATAATAGGATTGACGCAAACCAGGTAAAGGGTTGA
- the LOC143147093 gene encoding intraflagellar transport protein 81 homolog isoform X1 translates to MKENMKFIVTEVNKLLGRNYNIIYFNSLRPEELLQILREVLIKIQDQNDANVEAKNETLEDTAINTLFALRVLNYQPQTDPANFRQGLIRGDPETIHPILTWLLSHVDTVRKRAYLSRFLVKVEVPTEYLSDPEVSSLYEQYNALIDRFKTAHKEREIGKKNFENASELTADLKTMEKEKEAVTIRIDKMKAKAEAGTHLLDAARALRVERDKERDLALQEEQEKEFISRLQISLQRLERELEILKRDESEVTAQTLLRQLSEVVTVQTIITNEKQPAELNAKKDRMKALIAVKQYSYLGPEQITILRNKLDVIAKDIQDLVERKISNSNTNKMEPFRQQAAAVANIKRNLLERLEKTENSLQELQAKLEEKCELSKMAEESAAPKGDELKKYITRLKTRSALYKHCKGELAWLNAENSVLYRTTAILENQLNQCNQTKEILKTAKKSTLDDFTEENASSMNLQMSRDISAFRAKLIPLINEVRTLRGKSREFEQQHEKAEKAHSDIESSMNISISNLQSQVESLKAKIKKDIEEKEKLEKLVNKMRTIEEKIKCDTENPDISDPGKTIKEELNAAIRSEETKIKNLILEKEQLKKTSVIHEKQAQMWNDILSLFKCKIKYAEESKQSNGIVVRRGGAETLVLQTDRM, encoded by the exons ATGAAGGAAAACATGAAGTTCATCGTAACGGAAGTGAATAAGTTGTTGGGACgtaattacaatattatttatttcaattctctTAGACCGGAGGAACTGTTGCAA ATATTAAGAGAGGTATTGATTAAGATACAGGATCAAAATGATGCCAATGTCGAGGCGAAAAATGAGACTCTCGAAGACACTGCTATTAATACTTTGTTTGCTCTTCGTGTACTTAATTATCAACCACAAACAGATCCCGCAAATTTTAG gcAAGGCCTCATTCGAGGTGATCCTGAGACGATCCATCCTATTTTGACATGGCTTTTATCCCATGTGGACACTGTTCGAAAAAGAGCTTATTTATCCCGCTTTCTAGTAAAG GTGGAGGTTCCTACCGAGTATTTGAGCGATCCGGAGGTCTCTTCTTTGTACGAACAGTATAACGCtttaatcgatcgattcaaaACTGCTCACAAGGAAAGGGAAATAGGGAAaaag aattttgaGAACGCCAGTGAACTTACCGCTGACCtgaaaacgatggaaaaagagaaagag GCGGTGACAATACGCATTGATAAAATGAAGGCGAAAGCGGAAGCGGGGACTCATTTATTGGACGCAGCACGAGCACTGCGTGTGGAGAGAGACAAAGAACGTGATCTCGCGTTGCAGGAAGAACAAGAGAAAGAATTCATATCCCGGCTACAG ATTTCCCTCCAAAGATTGGAACGAGAGTTGGAAATTTTGAAAAGGGATGAGAGCGAGGTCACAGCGCAAACATTATTGCGACAGTTGTCTGAAGTGGTCACGGTTCAAACTATAATTACGAATGAAAAACAGCCGGCTGAATTGAACGCGAAAAAGGATCGTATGAAGGCTTTAATAGCAGTAAAGCAGTATTCATATTTAGGCCCCGAACAGATAACGATACTGAGAAACAAATTGGATGTCATAGCAAAGGACATTCAAGACTTGGTAGAACGCAAG ATTTCAAATAGCAATACCAACAAAATGGAACCGTTTCGGCAACAAGCAGCCGCTGTTGCCAACATTAAAAGAAACCTACTGGAACGAttagaaaaaacggagaactcTTTGCAAGAATTGCAAGcaaaattggaagaaaaatgCGAGTTATCAAAAATGGCGGAAGAGAGTGCGGCACCCAAAGGAGatgaattgaaaaaatatattactcgTTTAAAAACTAGGAGTGCACTTTATAAGCACTGTAAAGGTGAATTAGCATGGCTTAATGCAGAAAATAGTGTGCTCTATCGAACAACAGCTATTTTGGAAAAtcag ctTAATCAATGCAATCAAACAAAAGAAATACTAAAAACAGCTAAAAAAAGCACTCTGGATGACTTTACAGAAGAAAATGCGTCCTCGATGAATCTTCAGATGTCACGAGATATTTCCGCTTTTCGAGCGAAATTGATTCCGTTAATAAATG AAGTTCGAACGTTACGTGGAAAATCGCGGGAATTCGAACAGCAGCACGAAAAAGCTGAAAAAGCTCATAGTGATATAGAATCAAGTATGAATATATCGATTAGTAATCTACAGTCTCAGGTAGAAAGCCTAAaagcaaaaataaaaaag GATattgaagaaaaggagaaattagAGAAACTTGTAAATAAAATGAGAACTatcgaggaaaaaataaaatgtgATACAGAG AACCCCGACATTTCTGATCCTGGTAAAACAATAAAGGAAGAATTAAATGCTGCTATACGGTCAGAAGAaaccaaaataaaaaatttaatattggaGAAAGAACAGTTAAAGAAAACTAGTGTAATACATGAAAAGCAAGCACAAATGTGGAATGACATTTTATC GCTTTTCAAGTGTAAGATAAAATATGCCGAAGAAAGCAAACAATCAAACGGTATTGTTGTACGACGAGGAGGTGCAGAAACCTTAGTTCTAca AACCGATAGAATGTAA
- the LOC143147093 gene encoding intraflagellar transport protein 81 homolog isoform X2 translates to MKENMKFIVTEVNKLLGRNYNIIYFNSLRPEELLQILREVLIKIQDQNDANVEAKNETLEDTAINTLFALRVLNYQPQTDPANFRQGLIRGDPETIHPILTWLLSHVDTVRKRAYLSRFLVKVEVPTEYLSDPEVSSLYEQYNALIDRFKTAHKEREIGKKNFENASELTADLKTMEKEKEAVTIRIDKMKAKAEAGTHLLDAARALRVERDKERDLALQEEQEKEFISRLQISLQRLERELEILKRDESEVTAQTLLRQLSEVVTVQTIITNEKQPAELNAKKDRMKALIAVKQYSYLGPEQITILRNKLDVIAKDIQDLVERKISNSNTNKMEPFRQQAAAVANIKRNLLERLEKTENSLQELQAKLEEKCELSKMAEESAAPKGDELKKYITRLKTRSALYKHCKGELAWLNAENSVLYRTTAILENQLNQCNQTKEILKTAKKSTLDDFTEENASSMNLQMSRDISAFRAKLIPLINEVRTLRGKSREFEQQHEKAEKAHSDIESSMNISISNLQSQVESLKAKIKKDIEEKEKLEKLVNKMRTIEEKIKCDTENPDISDPGKTIKEELNAAIRSEETKIKNLILEKEQLKKTSVIHEKQAQMWNDILSLFKCKIKYAEESKQSNGIVVRRGGAETLVLQ, encoded by the exons ATGAAGGAAAACATGAAGTTCATCGTAACGGAAGTGAATAAGTTGTTGGGACgtaattacaatattatttatttcaattctctTAGACCGGAGGAACTGTTGCAA ATATTAAGAGAGGTATTGATTAAGATACAGGATCAAAATGATGCCAATGTCGAGGCGAAAAATGAGACTCTCGAAGACACTGCTATTAATACTTTGTTTGCTCTTCGTGTACTTAATTATCAACCACAAACAGATCCCGCAAATTTTAG gcAAGGCCTCATTCGAGGTGATCCTGAGACGATCCATCCTATTTTGACATGGCTTTTATCCCATGTGGACACTGTTCGAAAAAGAGCTTATTTATCCCGCTTTCTAGTAAAG GTGGAGGTTCCTACCGAGTATTTGAGCGATCCGGAGGTCTCTTCTTTGTACGAACAGTATAACGCtttaatcgatcgattcaaaACTGCTCACAAGGAAAGGGAAATAGGGAAaaag aattttgaGAACGCCAGTGAACTTACCGCTGACCtgaaaacgatggaaaaagagaaagag GCGGTGACAATACGCATTGATAAAATGAAGGCGAAAGCGGAAGCGGGGACTCATTTATTGGACGCAGCACGAGCACTGCGTGTGGAGAGAGACAAAGAACGTGATCTCGCGTTGCAGGAAGAACAAGAGAAAGAATTCATATCCCGGCTACAG ATTTCCCTCCAAAGATTGGAACGAGAGTTGGAAATTTTGAAAAGGGATGAGAGCGAGGTCACAGCGCAAACATTATTGCGACAGTTGTCTGAAGTGGTCACGGTTCAAACTATAATTACGAATGAAAAACAGCCGGCTGAATTGAACGCGAAAAAGGATCGTATGAAGGCTTTAATAGCAGTAAAGCAGTATTCATATTTAGGCCCCGAACAGATAACGATACTGAGAAACAAATTGGATGTCATAGCAAAGGACATTCAAGACTTGGTAGAACGCAAG ATTTCAAATAGCAATACCAACAAAATGGAACCGTTTCGGCAACAAGCAGCCGCTGTTGCCAACATTAAAAGAAACCTACTGGAACGAttagaaaaaacggagaactcTTTGCAAGAATTGCAAGcaaaattggaagaaaaatgCGAGTTATCAAAAATGGCGGAAGAGAGTGCGGCACCCAAAGGAGatgaattgaaaaaatatattactcgTTTAAAAACTAGGAGTGCACTTTATAAGCACTGTAAAGGTGAATTAGCATGGCTTAATGCAGAAAATAGTGTGCTCTATCGAACAACAGCTATTTTGGAAAAtcag ctTAATCAATGCAATCAAACAAAAGAAATACTAAAAACAGCTAAAAAAAGCACTCTGGATGACTTTACAGAAGAAAATGCGTCCTCGATGAATCTTCAGATGTCACGAGATATTTCCGCTTTTCGAGCGAAATTGATTCCGTTAATAAATG AAGTTCGAACGTTACGTGGAAAATCGCGGGAATTCGAACAGCAGCACGAAAAAGCTGAAAAAGCTCATAGTGATATAGAATCAAGTATGAATATATCGATTAGTAATCTACAGTCTCAGGTAGAAAGCCTAAaagcaaaaataaaaaag GATattgaagaaaaggagaaattagAGAAACTTGTAAATAAAATGAGAACTatcgaggaaaaaataaaatgtgATACAGAG AACCCCGACATTTCTGATCCTGGTAAAACAATAAAGGAAGAATTAAATGCTGCTATACGGTCAGAAGAaaccaaaataaaaaatttaatattggaGAAAGAACAGTTAAAGAAAACTAGTGTAATACATGAAAAGCAAGCACAAATGTGGAATGACATTTTATC GCTTTTCAAGTGTAAGATAAAATATGCCGAAGAAAGCAAACAATCAAACGGTATTGTTGTACGACGAGGAGGTGCAGAAACCTTAGTTCTAcagtaa
- the LOC143147102 gene encoding dynein light chain 2, cytoplasmic: protein MSDRKAVIKNADMSEEMQQDAVDCATQALEKYNIEKDIAAFIKKEFDKKYNPTWHCIVGRNFGSYVTHETRHFIYFYLGQVAILLFKSG, encoded by the exons atgtcAGACAGAAAGGCCGTAATCAAGAATGCTGACATGTCAGAGGAGATGCAGCAGGATGCTGTTGACTGTGCGACTCAGGCACTTGAAAAGTATAACATTGAAAAG GATATTGCAGcctttattaaaaaagaattcgatAAAAAGTACAATCCGACGTGGCATTGCATTGTAGGACGTAACTTTGGAAGCTATGTAACGCACGAAACAAGACATTTTATCTATTTCTACCTGGGTCAGGTGGCCATTCTCCTCTTCAAGAGCGGATAA